From Nocardioides faecalis:
CGCGCGCCGCTTCGAGGTAGCTGAGCGCACCGGGCGAGCCCGGATCGTAGGTCATCACGGTCTGTCCGTACGACGGCGCTTCCGACACTCGGACCGAGCGCGGGATCGCGGACTTGATCACCTGGGCGCCGAAGTGCTCCCGCACCTCGGCTGCCACGCCCGCGGCGAGGCGGGTGCGCGCGTCGTACATCGTCAGCAGGATGGTGGACACGTCCAGGTCGGGATTGAGGTGGGCACGCACCATGTCCACGGTGGAGAGCAGCTGACCGAGGCCCTCGAGGGCGTAGTACTCGGCCTGGATGGGGATCAGCATCTCGGCGCCGGCGACCAGGGCGTTCAGCGTGAGCAGCCCGAGGGAGGGCGGGCAGTCGATGAACACGTAGTCGAACCGGTCGCTCCCCGCTTCCTCCAGGGTGCCGACCTTCGGGTGCGCGTCCAGGGCGCGCTTGAGTCGCTGTTCCCGCGCGACCACGCTGACGAGCTCGATCTCCGCGCCAGCCAGGTCGATGGTCGCGGGCACGACCCAGAGTCCGGCCGCGTCCGGGCACGGCTGCGCGACGTCGACGATCGCAGCGCCGTCAACGAGGACCTCGTACGTCGACGGCGTGCCTTGGTGGTGCGGGATGTTCAGCGCGGTCGAGGCGTTGCCCTGCGGGTCGAGGTCGATGACCAGCACCCGTTGGCCGAGCTGCGTCAGCGCGGCCGCGATGTTGACCGTGGAGGTCGTCTTGCCGACGCCGCCCTTCTGGTTGGCGACGACGAAGACACGGGTCGCCGCTGGGCGCGGGAGCTGCTCCTGGGGGATCCCGGCGCGTACCAGGACCGTGGCCTGGGCGGCCCGGGCCAGGGGAGTGAGGTCGTCCTCGATCACCGAGGCGCTCTCGGCCAGCTCCGCCGCCGTGCGCGGGCGAGTCGCGGGCCGGTTGGTTTCACGGGAAACATCACCGCCGGCACTGCCGCCCGTTTCACGTGAAACAGAACCGGATGCGGTCTCCGTGGACGAGCCCGTTTCACGTGAAACAGGTACAGGCGCGGGCTCTGTCGGCGAGCTGGTTTCACGTGAAACACCAGCAGCTCCAGCGTCGGCGCCATCGGAGCCAACCTGTGGATAACTAGAGGCGTTCTGTGGAGAGTCACGCTCAGCAGGGGTGGTTCCGTCGGTGGAAAACTCTGCGGACCCGTACTTGTCGCTCACGGCTTCTTCCTCCTGCTCGACGCCTTGCCCGAGGGCTTCTGACCAGTCCGTGCACCCGGAGACGCACTTCCGCCGCCACCAGGCCGACCCGCGGAGCCACCCGGGGAACGCCGGGCTCCACCACGCTTCCCGTCAGTGCCTGCGGTGCCACCCTGCGCCGCACCCTTGGGCGCGTCTCGCTTCGACGAGCCCGTTGAGCTAGTGCCGCCGTCCTTGTCGCGCTGATGCGACTTCTTGCTCGCCTTCTTCTTCGGCTTCTTCTTGCGCGCGTCCTGGCCGCTACGCGGGCGCAACGATACGCGGGACGGGTCAGCCCAGCGAACCCGTACGACGTGGATGGTGCCGATCTCCTCGACATCCGTGGCACCGTCGTCGGCAGGGGCCCCGTCGTCCAGGTTCGGTTCGCGCTGAGCAACGGAGGCGGGCAGCGGGTCCACGTCGCCATCCACCGCCCCGAGGCGGCCAGAATCAGCCTGAAAACGGTTCTGTGAGAGCGATTCTGAGCGATCTGCGTTGTAGTCGACGATCCCAACTTCGCTGAGAATCGCTCCTGACGAACCAAATTCCTGGACCTCCGGGGCCGCACAGCCCAGCTTCGCCAGGGTCGGGGCCGCCTCGGCGATCTCGTCGCCGACCGAGGAGCCCTTCATCGCGACCAGCTCGCCCGTGGCTGCGACCAGCGGCATGCTCCACCCCAGCAGTCGCTCCAGGGGAGCGACCGCGCGGGAGGTGACCACGTCGAAGCGCGCCTGGCCGTGCAGCGCGTCGGCGCGGCCGCGGACGACGGTGACGTTGTCCAGGCCGAGCTCGGCCACGACCTCGTCGAGGAACGTCGTACGACGCAGCAGCGGCTCGATCAGCGTGATGGAGATGTCCGGGCGGGCGATGGCCAGCACGATGCCGGGGAGGCCGGCGCCGGAGCCGATGTCCGCGACGGTGGCGCCGCGGGGGATGGCCGGTGCCATCAGGGCGCAGTTGATCAGGTGCCGGTCCCACAACCGGGGTGCTTCACGAGGACCGATGAGTCCTCGGAGCACGCCCTCGGTCGCGAGCAGCTCGGCGTACCGCTCGGCGAGCGGGAGCCGGTCACCGAAGACGCCGGCAGCCGTCTTCGGGGGACGCGACACCCCCGGGCCGGCCGGATCGGGATCCGGCGGCACCGGGGGTGTGGAGGCGTCGTCGTGTTTCACGTGAAACGCAGGAAGCGGGCCGTGCTCAGGAGTCGGCCGGCAGCACGACGACGTACCGTCGCGGCTCCGTGCCCGCGGACTCCGAGCGCAGCCCGGCAGCGGCGACCGCGTCGTGCACGATCTTCCGCTCGAACGGCGACATCGGGTCGAGCGAGACCGGCTCACCGGACTCCCGCACCTGGGCGGCGGTCTCGGCGCCGAGCTTCGAGAGCCGGGCGCGCTTGTCGGCACGGAAGCCGGAGATGTCGAGCATCAGCCGGGAGCGCTCGCCGGTCTCGCGGTAGACCGCCAGCCGGGTGAGCTCCTGCAGTGCCTCGAGCACCTCACCGTCACCGCCGACGAGCTGCGTGAGCTCGGCACCCACGATCGACACCGCGGCACGGTCGGCCTCGACGTCGATGTCCAGGTCGCCGTCGAGGTCGGCGATGTCGAGGAGCTCCTCGAGGTAGTCCGCGGCGATGTCGCCCTCACGCTCGAGACGGGCGATCAGGGTGGTGTCGTGCCCGTTGTCGGTGCCGGCCTCGTCCTGCGTGGCGTCGTCCTGCGTGGCGTCGTCCTGCGTGGCCTCGTCCTGCGTGGCGTCGACCTGCGTGGCGTCGACCTGGTCGGACCCGGCGTCGGTGTCGGCGCTCATCGGCGATCTCCCTTGTTGGTGTTCGTGGGCTTCTTCGGGCCGGCGCTGCCGCCACCCGGACTCTTCTTGGCCTGCTGGCGCTGGGCCTTGGTCTGCCGCTTCGGCTGCTGACGCGCGGCGGGCCGGCGCTCCTCGACGACGGGCTCGACGGCCTCGTCCTCGACCAGCGTCTTGCCGTGCTTGGCCGCCTTCGCCTTGTCCCGGTCCTGCTTCGCCTTGAACGCCGGGGTGCCGGGGGCCGGGTTGTTGCGGATGACGTAGAACTGCTGGCCCATGGTCCACAGGTTCGAGGTGGTCCAGTAGAGCAGCACGCCGATCGGGAACGCCACGCCACCGAGGCCGAAGGCCACGGGGAGGATGTAGAGCAGCATCTTCTGCTGCTGGGCGTAGGGGCCGCTCATCGCCTCGGCGGGCATGTTCTTGGCCATCAGCTGGCGCTGGGTGAAGAACGTGGTGGCCGTCATCGCGAGCACGAGGATCAGCGCGACCACCATGACGGTGG
This genomic window contains:
- a CDS encoding ParA family protein → MSDKYGSAEFSTDGTTPAERDSPQNASSYPQVGSDGADAGAAGVSRETSSPTEPAPVPVSRETGSSTETASGSVSRETGGSAGGDVSRETNRPATRPRTAAELAESASVIEDDLTPLARAAQATVLVRAGIPQEQLPRPAATRVFVVANQKGGVGKTTSTVNIAAALTQLGQRVLVIDLDPQGNASTALNIPHHQGTPSTYEVLVDGAAIVDVAQPCPDAAGLWVVPATIDLAGAEIELVSVVAREQRLKRALDAHPKVGTLEEAGSDRFDYVFIDCPPSLGLLTLNALVAGAEMLIPIQAEYYALEGLGQLLSTVDMVRAHLNPDLDVSTILLTMYDARTRLAAGVAAEVREHFGAQVIKSAIPRSVRVSEAPSYGQTVMTYDPGSPGALSYLEAAREIITRGAL
- the rsmG gene encoding 16S rRNA (guanine(527)-N(7))-methyltransferase RsmG translates to MSRPPKTAAGVFGDRLPLAERYAELLATEGVLRGLIGPREAPRLWDRHLINCALMAPAIPRGATVADIGSGAGLPGIVLAIARPDISITLIEPLLRRTTFLDEVVAELGLDNVTVVRGRADALHGQARFDVVTSRAVAPLERLLGWSMPLVAATGELVAMKGSSVGDEIAEAAPTLAKLGCAAPEVQEFGSSGAILSEVGIVDYNADRSESLSQNRFQADSGRLGAVDGDVDPLPASVAQREPNLDDGAPADDGATDVEEIGTIHVVRVRWADPSRVSLRPRSGQDARKKKPKKKASKKSHQRDKDGGTSSTGSSKRDAPKGAAQGGTAGTDGKRGGARRSPGGSAGRPGGGGSASPGARTGQKPSGKASSRRKKP
- a CDS encoding protein jag, with translation MSADTDAGSDQVDATQVDATQDEATQDDATQDDATQDEAGTDNGHDTTLIARLEREGDIAADYLEELLDIADLDGDLDIDVEADRAAVSIVGAELTQLVGGDGEVLEALQELTRLAVYRETGERSRLMLDISGFRADKRARLSKLGAETAAQVRESGEPVSLDPMSPFERKIVHDAVAAAGLRSESAGTEPRRYVVVLPADS